A section of the Macadamia integrifolia cultivar HAES 741 chromosome 9, SCU_Mint_v3, whole genome shotgun sequence genome encodes:
- the LOC122088307 gene encoding mediator of RNA polymerase II transcription subunit 15a isoform X4, producing the protein MDNNNWRPTQAESSMDTSDWRSQLQPDSRQRIVNKIMETLKRNLPIAGPEGLQELRKIAVRFEEKIYTAAANQPDYLRKISLKMLTMETKSQTPGVPASLPSNPAVNNQNPPDPGSQNMQPQMRNQGQTLPMPVANQSRQQLVAQSIQNPIASAGMQNSASLPSVLPSMSSLTQSTMSNVGSQSSNLQSVPGLSQNPGSNSLGQGLSSNMFSNSQRQMPGKQHPQQVVPQQHQQQSQNPQQYLYQQQQQQFQHQLLKQKYQQQGNIPSSVMQSHIQQQQQPQQNLLQTNQMQSSQQSLMQMSSGLPSSQSTLQQTQPSMMQSNPLPGLPQNQQPSIQQPTASVLQQHPQSGLRHQQQSQQSGHQQTSILNQQQAPMSQTSMFPSQQQQPLIGQQTNAANMQQNLLLGQQGSVPDMQQPQQQQQQQRLLAQAQQNNLSNMQPLGSQGNVSGLQPQQQHQLLGAQSGISNIQPNQQAMQMLQAKVAVQQQQNQQTSSTLLPTQGQQSQSQSQLSQQQMISQLQSQPGQLQQQLGLQQQPNSLQRDVQQRIQSSGGLVQPQNVVEQQKLLQSQRMLTETSSTSIDSTAQTGQGDWQEEVYQKIKAMKEMFLPELNELYQKIAVKFQQQDALPQPPKSDQIERFKFFKNLLERMISFLQVSKNNVVPAYKDKLGAYEKQILNVLNSNKPKKPVSSQMQGQQHLQPPGGHPHSMQLQQQQQQQQQQQQQQQQQQPQSQLSQLQQHDNQMNPQMQTINLPSSVTSMQPTSVSSMQHGSLPSLSGHLGVSNGQPNMMGSLQPASNLESGQGSSLSSLQQGVGSSLQQNTVSMPQQENMNTLSQSGVNTLQPNINSLQSNSNMIQHQHLKQQQEQQQLMQTQQIKQQFQQRQIQSQLTQQQKQQLMLQRQQQQQQQQQQQQKQQQQQQQQQQQQQQQQQQHQQLQQQFQQQQQQQQQQQQQQQQQQQQQQQQQQQQQQQQQQLQQLKQQQSAPLQAHQIPQLHQINEVNDMKVRQGMSVKQGIFPQHHSAGQRSTYHHQQLKTGGPFPISSPQILQAASPQISQHSSPQIDQQSLLTSLSKAETPLQSANSPFIVPSPSPSMVPSPMPGDVEKQTSGVSLLSNAVNIGHSQSTVAQAPPQSQSQSQSQSQPQIQPQSLAIGTPGISASPLLAEFTSQDGNQGTASAIVSGKSSVTEQPLERLMKVVKSMSSKALSASVSDIGSVVSMIDRIAGSAPGNGSRAAVGEDLVAMTKCRLQARNFISQDGSAATKKMRRNTSAMPLNAVSSVCSVNDSFKQLNGLETSDLESTATSRIKRPRVEANHALLKEIREINLQLIDTVVDISDEDVDPTAASAEGGEGTIVKCSFSAVALSPNLKSQYTSAQMSPILPLRLLVPTNYPNCSPMLLDKLPVELSKEYEDLSVKAKSKFSISLRSLSQPMLLTEMAKTWDVCARAVVAEYAQQSGGGSFSSRYGTWENCVSAA; encoded by the exons CCAGATTATTTACGGAAGATATCTCTAAAGATGCTGACAATGGAGACAAAATCTCAGACTCCTGGTGTGCCTGCTTCCTTACCATCAAACCCTGCTGTTAATAACCAAAATCCACCAGATCCAG GATCCCAAAATATGCAGCCCCAAATGCGGAACCAGGGGCAGACACTTCCAATGCCAGTGGCTAATCAGTCGAGGCAACAGCTAGTGGCCCAGAGCATTCAAAATCCCATTGCATCTGCTGGAATGCAGAATTCTGCCAGCCTGCCATCTGTGCTACCATCTATGAGCAGTCTAACTCAGAGCACCATGTCGAATGTTGGTAGCCAGAGTTCTAATTTGCAGAGTGTGCCAGGCCTTTCACAGAACCCTGGAAGTAATTCACTTGGCCAAGGACTGTCTTCAAATATGTTTTCCAATTCCCAGAGGCAGATGCCAGGAAAGCAGCATCCACAGCAGGTTGTTCCTCAGCAGCACCAGCAGCAGTCTCAAAATCCACAGCAGTATCTTtaccagcagcagcaacaacagttTCAACATCAACTTTTGAAGCAGAAGTATCAACAACAGGGAAATATTCCGTCTTCAGTAATGCAATCACATATCCAGCAGCAACAGCAACCGCAGCAGAACCTATTACAGACAAATCAGATGCAATCTTCACAGCAGTCTCTCATGCAAATGTCATCTGGTTTGCCTTCAAGCCAGTCCACTCTTCAGCAGACACAGCCTTCTATGATGCAATCGAATCCACTTCCAGGCCTTCCACAGAATCAGCAACCTTCTATTCAACAGCCGACAGCATCTGTGCTTCAGCAACACCCACAATCAGGCCTCAGGCATCAGCAACAGTCTCAACAATCTGGGCACCAACAAACTTCCATTCTTAATCAACAGCAAGCACCAATGTCACAGACATCAATGTTTCCCTCCCAGCAGCAACAACCACTAATAGGGCAACAAACAAATGCAGCAAACATGCAACAGAATCTGCTACTTGGACAACAAGGTAGTGTCCCAGATATGCAGCAGccacagcagcagcagcagcagcagaggtTGCTAGCCCAAGCCCAGCAGAATAATCTGTCAAACATGCAACCGTTGGGCTCACAAGGTAATGTTTCTGGGCTACAACCGCAGCAGCAGCATCAACTGCTTGGAGCTCAATCTGGTATTTCAAACATTCAGCCAAATCAGCAGGCAATGCAGATGTTACAAGCCAAGGTTGCAGTGCAGCAGCAACAAAACCAGCAAACATCATCAACCCTATTACCAACACAAGGACAACAATCACAATCACAATCACAACTTTCACAGCAGCAAATGATATCTCAGCTCCAATCACAACCTGGTCAGCTGCAACAACAATTGGGGTTGCAACAGCAGCCTAATTCATTACAAAGAGATGTGCAGCAAAGAATTCAAAGTTCAGGTGGCTTGGTTCAGCCTCAGAATGTTGTTGAACAACAGAAACTATTGCAGTCACAAAGAATGCTTACAGAGACTTCATCAA CATCAATAGATTCTACAGCTCAGACAGGACAAGGTGATTGGCAGGAAGAGGTCTATCAAAAG ATTAAGGCAATGAAGGAAATGTTCTTACCAGAACTAAATGAATTGTACCAGAAAATCGCTGTCAAATTCCAGcag CAGGATGCTCTTCCACAGCCGCCAAAGTCTGACCAAATTGAACGATTCAAATTTTTCAAGAATTTGTTGGAGCGCATGATAAGTTTTTTACAAGTTTCCAAAAATAATGTAGTACCTGCTTACAAGGACAAGCTGGGTGCATATGAGAAGCAGATCCTTAATGTTCTTAATTCAAATAAGCCTAAAAAACCTGTTTCCTCACAAATGCAAGGACAACAGCACCTTCAGCCACCTGGTGGTCATCCGCATTCCATGCAGctgcagcagcaacagcaacagcaacagcaacagcaacagcagcagcagcagcagcagccacaATCTCAACTTTCTCAGTTGCAACAGCATGACAACCAAATGAATCCCCAAATGCAAACAATTAACTTGCCATCTTCTGTAACATCAATGCAACCAACATCTGTGTCTAGCATGCAGCATGGTTCATTACCATCATTATCAGGCCATTTAGGGGTTTCAAATGGACAGCCAAACATGATGGGTTCACTGCAGCCTGCTTCTAATTTGGAGTCGGGACAAGGAAGTTCATTGAGTTCATTGCAGCAAGGTGTTGGCAGTTCTCTTCAACAAAATACTGTGAGCATGCCCCAACAGGAAAACATGAACACATTGTCACAAAGTGGTGTTAACACATTACAGCCTAATATTAATTCCCTTCAGTCAAATTCCAATATGATCCAACACCAGCATCTGAAGCAACAACAGGAACAACAACAATTGATGCAAACACAACAGATAAAGCAGCAATTTCAACAGCGCCAGATACAGTCACAATTGACTCAACAGCAGAAGCAGCAGCTAATGTTGCAGcggcagcagcaacaacaacaacagcaacaacagcaacaaaaacaacaacaacaacaacaacagcaacaacagcaacaacaacaacaacaacagcagcatCAACAACTACAGCAGCAGTTccagcagcaacaacagcagcagcagcagcagcagcagcagcagcagcagcagcagcagcagcaacagcagcagcagcagcagcagcagcagcaacagcagcaatTACAACAGCTAAAGCAGCAGCAGTCTGCACCATTGCAGGCACACCAAATTCCTCAGCTTCATCAGATCAATGAAGTTAATGACATGAAGGTGAGACAAGGTATGAGTGTTAAACAAGGAATTTTTCCACAACACCACTCAGCAGGCCAGCGCTCGACATATCACCATCAACAGTTGAAAACAGGTGGTCcatttcctatttcttctccCCAAATCCTTCAAGCTGCATCCCCGCAAATTTCTCAGCATTCTTCCCCACAGATTGACCAGCAAAGTCTGCTAACATCACTGTCAAAAGCTGAAACGCCTCTGCAATCTGCAAACTCACCTTTCATTGTtccttctccttccccttctatGGTACCATCTCCAATGCCAGGGGATGTTGAGAAACAAACTTCAGGTGTCTCTTTGCTCTCAAATGCAGTGAATATAGGACATTCACAATCAACAGTTGCACAAGCCCCTCCTCAATctcaatcccaatcccaatcccaatcccaacccCAAATTCAACCCCAATCACTAGCCATTGGTACACCAGGTATATCAGCTTCTCCATTGCTTGCTGAATTTACTAGTCAGGATGGAAATCAGGGTACTGCATCGGCAATCGTTTCTGGCAAGTCAAGTGTTACAGAGCAACCTCTGGAGCGACTAATGAAAGTG GTAAAATCGATGTCATCTAAAGCTCTCAGTGCCTCTGTCAGTGACATTGGGTCAGTTGTGAGTATGATTGATAGGATAGCAGGATCAGCACCTGGTAATGGTTCAAGAGCTGCCGTTGGAGAGGATTTGGTAGCCATGACAAAGTGTCGTTTGCAAGCAAGGAACTTCATCTCACAAGATGGTAGTGCAGCAACAAAGAAAATGAGACGCAATACAAGTGCTATGCCCTTGAATGCTGTATCATCTGTATGTAGTGTTAATGATAGTTTCAAGCAATTAAATGGTCTTGAAACATCTGACTTGGAGTCAACtgcaacatcaagaatcaagagGCCTAGAGTTGAG GCAAACCATGCGCTGTTGAAAGAGATCAGAGAGATAAACCTGCAGCTTATAGATACCGTGGTGGATATCAGCGATGAGGATGTTGATCCAACAGCAGCTTCTGCTGAAGGTGGTGAAGGAACTATTGTCAAGTGCTCCTTCAGTGCAGTGGCTCTCAGTCCAAATTTGAAGTCGCAGTATACGTCAGCACAAATG TCCCCAATTCTGCCTTTAAGGTTGCTTGTCCCCACAAATTATCCGAATTGTTCCCCTATGCTCTTAGACAAGTTACCAGTAGAGCTGAG TAAGGAGTATGAAGATCTCTCGGTAAAAGCGAAATCGAAGTTCAGCATATCCCTCCGCAGCCTTTCACAACCAATGTTACTGACTGAGATGGCGAAGACATGGGATGTTTGTGCTCGTGCAGTTGTGGCTGAGTATGCACAACAGAGTGGAGGGGGAAGCTTCAGCTCAAGATACGGTACTTGGGAGAACTGTGTGAGTGCTGCTTGA
- the LOC122088307 gene encoding mediator of RNA polymerase II transcription subunit 15a isoform X1: MDNNNWRPTQAESSMDTSDWRSQLQPDSRHRIVNKIMETLKRNLPIAGPEGLQELRKIAVRFEEKIYTAAANQPDYLRKISLKMLTMETKSQTPGVPASLPSNPAVNNQNPPDPGSQNMQPQMRNQGQTLPMPVANQSRQQLVAQSIQNPIASAGMQNSASLPSVLPSMSSLTQSTMSNVGSQSSNLQSVPGLSQNPGSNSLGQGLSSNMFSNSQRQMPGKQHPQQVVPQQHQQQSQNPQQYLYQQQQQQFQHQLLKQKYQQQGNIPSSVMQSHIQQQQQPQQNLLQTNQMQSSQQSLMQMSSGLPSSQSTLQQTQPSMMQSNPLPGLPQNQQPSIQQPTASVLQQHPQSGLRHQQQSQQSGHQQTSILNQQQAPMSQTSMFPSQQQQPLIGQQTNAANMQQNLLLGQQGSVPDMQQPQQQQQQQRLLAQAQQNNLSNMQPLGSQGNVSGLQPQQQHQLLGAQSGISNIQPNQQAMQMLQAKVAVQQQQNQQTSSTLLPTQGQQSQSQSQLSQQQMISQLQSQPGQLQQQLGLQQQPNSLQRDVQQRIQSSGGLVQPQNVVEQQKLLQSQRMLTETSSTSIDSTAQTGQGDWQEEVYQKIKAMKEMFLPELNELYQKIAVKFQQQDALPQPPKSDQIERFKFFKNLLERMISFLQVSKNNVVPAYKDKLGAYEKQILNVLNSNKPKKPVSSQMQGQQHLQPPGGHPHSMQLQQQQQQQQQQQQQQQQQQPQSQLSQLQQHDNQMNPQMQTINLPSSVTSMQPTSVSSMQHGSLPSLSGHLGVSNGQPNMMGSLQPASNLESGQGSSLSSLQQGVGSSLQQNTVSMPQQENMNTLSQSGVNTLQPNINSLQSNSNMIQHQHLKQQQEQQQLMQTQQIKQQFQQRQIQSQLTQQQKQQLMLQRQQQQQQQQQQQQKQQQQQQQQQQQQQQQQQQHQQLQQQFQQQQQQQQQQQQQQQQQQQQQQQQQQQQQQQQQQLQQLKQQQSAPLQAHQIPQLHQINEVNDMKVRQGMSVKQGIFPQHHSAGQRSTYHHQQLKTGGPFPISSPQILQAASPQISQHSSPQIDQQSLLTSLSKAETPLQSANSPFIVPSPSPSMVPSPMPGDVEKQTSGVSLLSNAVNIGHSQSTVAQAPPQSQSQSQSQSQPQIQPQSLAIGTPGISASPLLAEFTSQDGNQGTASAIVSGKSSVTEQPLERLMKVVKSMSSKALSASVSDIGSVVSMIDRIAGSAPGNGSRAAVGEDLVAMTKCRLQARNFISQDGSAATKKMRRNTSAMPLNAVSSVCSVNDSFKQLNGLETSDLESTATSRIKRPRVEAIQGGGQVSKRLGDKAPAQETKSANHALLKEIREINLQLIDTVVDISDEDVDPTAASAEGGEGTIVKCSFSAVALSPNLKSQYTSAQMSPILPLRLLVPTNYPNCSPMLLDKLPVELSKEYEDLSVKAKSKFSISLRSLSQPMLLTEMAKTWDVCARAVVAEYAQQSGGGSFSSRYGTWENCVSAA, translated from the exons CCAGATTATTTACGGAAGATATCTCTAAAGATGCTGACAATGGAGACAAAATCTCAGACTCCTGGTGTGCCTGCTTCCTTACCATCAAACCCTGCTGTTAATAACCAAAATCCACCAGATCCAG GATCCCAAAATATGCAGCCCCAAATGCGGAACCAGGGGCAGACACTTCCAATGCCAGTGGCTAATCAGTCGAGGCAACAGCTAGTGGCCCAGAGCATTCAAAATCCCATTGCATCTGCTGGAATGCAGAATTCTGCCAGCCTGCCATCTGTGCTACCATCTATGAGCAGTCTAACTCAGAGCACCATGTCGAATGTTGGTAGCCAGAGTTCTAATTTGCAGAGTGTGCCAGGCCTTTCACAGAACCCTGGAAGTAATTCACTTGGCCAAGGACTGTCTTCAAATATGTTTTCCAATTCCCAGAGGCAGATGCCAGGAAAGCAGCATCCACAGCAGGTTGTTCCTCAGCAGCACCAGCAGCAGTCTCAAAATCCACAGCAGTATCTTtaccagcagcagcaacaacagttTCAACATCAACTTTTGAAGCAGAAGTATCAACAACAGGGAAATATTCCGTCTTCAGTAATGCAATCACATATCCAGCAGCAACAGCAACCGCAGCAGAACCTATTACAGACAAATCAGATGCAATCTTCACAGCAGTCTCTCATGCAAATGTCATCTGGTTTGCCTTCAAGCCAGTCCACTCTTCAGCAGACACAGCCTTCTATGATGCAATCGAATCCACTTCCAGGCCTTCCACAGAATCAGCAACCTTCTATTCAACAGCCGACAGCATCTGTGCTTCAGCAACACCCACAATCAGGCCTCAGGCATCAGCAACAGTCTCAACAATCTGGGCACCAACAAACTTCCATTCTTAATCAACAGCAAGCACCAATGTCACAGACATCAATGTTTCCCTCCCAGCAGCAACAACCACTAATAGGGCAACAAACAAATGCAGCAAACATGCAACAGAATCTGCTACTTGGACAACAAGGTAGTGTCCCAGATATGCAGCAGccacagcagcagcagcagcagcagaggtTGCTAGCCCAAGCCCAGCAGAATAATCTGTCAAACATGCAACCGTTGGGCTCACAAGGTAATGTTTCTGGGCTACAACCGCAGCAGCAGCATCAACTGCTTGGAGCTCAATCTGGTATTTCAAACATTCAGCCAAATCAGCAGGCAATGCAGATGTTACAAGCCAAGGTTGCAGTGCAGCAGCAACAAAACCAGCAAACATCATCAACCCTATTACCAACACAAGGACAACAATCACAATCACAATCACAACTTTCACAGCAGCAAATGATATCTCAGCTCCAATCACAACCTGGTCAGCTGCAACAACAATTGGGGTTGCAACAGCAGCCTAATTCATTACAAAGAGATGTGCAGCAAAGAATTCAAAGTTCAGGTGGCTTGGTTCAGCCTCAGAATGTTGTTGAACAACAGAAACTATTGCAGTCACAAAGAATGCTTACAGAGACTTCATCAA CATCAATAGATTCTACAGCTCAGACAGGACAAGGTGATTGGCAGGAAGAGGTCTATCAAAAG ATTAAGGCAATGAAGGAAATGTTCTTACCAGAACTAAATGAATTGTACCAGAAAATCGCTGTCAAATTCCAGcag CAGGATGCTCTTCCACAGCCGCCAAAGTCTGACCAAATTGAACGATTCAAATTTTTCAAGAATTTGTTGGAGCGCATGATAAGTTTTTTACAAGTTTCCAAAAATAATGTAGTACCTGCTTACAAGGACAAGCTGGGTGCATATGAGAAGCAGATCCTTAATGTTCTTAATTCAAATAAGCCTAAAAAACCTGTTTCCTCACAAATGCAAGGACAACAGCACCTTCAGCCACCTGGTGGTCATCCGCATTCCATGCAGctgcagcagcaacagcaacagcaacagcaacagcaacagcagcagcagcagcagcagccacaATCTCAACTTTCTCAGTTGCAACAGCATGACAACCAAATGAATCCCCAAATGCAAACAATTAACTTGCCATCTTCTGTAACATCAATGCAACCAACATCTGTGTCTAGCATGCAGCATGGTTCATTACCATCATTATCAGGCCATTTAGGGGTTTCAAATGGACAGCCAAACATGATGGGTTCACTGCAGCCTGCTTCTAATTTGGAGTCGGGACAAGGAAGTTCATTGAGTTCATTGCAGCAAGGTGTTGGCAGTTCTCTTCAACAAAATACTGTGAGCATGCCCCAACAGGAAAACATGAACACATTGTCACAAAGTGGTGTTAACACATTACAGCCTAATATTAATTCCCTTCAGTCAAATTCCAATATGATCCAACACCAGCATCTGAAGCAACAACAGGAACAACAACAATTGATGCAAACACAACAGATAAAGCAGCAATTTCAACAGCGCCAGATACAGTCACAATTGACTCAACAGCAGAAGCAGCAGCTAATGTTGCAGcggcagcagcaacaacaacaacagcaacaacagcaacaaaaacaacaacaacaacaacaacagcaacaacagcaacaacaacaacaacaacagcagcatCAACAACTACAGCAGCAGTTccagcagcaacaacagcagcagcagcagcagcagcagcagcagcagcagcagcagcagcagcaacagcagcagcagcagcagcagcagcagcaacagcagcaatTACAACAGCTAAAGCAGCAGCAGTCTGCACCATTGCAGGCACACCAAATTCCTCAGCTTCATCAGATCAATGAAGTTAATGACATGAAGGTGAGACAAGGTATGAGTGTTAAACAAGGAATTTTTCCACAACACCACTCAGCAGGCCAGCGCTCGACATATCACCATCAACAGTTGAAAACAGGTGGTCcatttcctatttcttctccCCAAATCCTTCAAGCTGCATCCCCGCAAATTTCTCAGCATTCTTCCCCACAGATTGACCAGCAAAGTCTGCTAACATCACTGTCAAAAGCTGAAACGCCTCTGCAATCTGCAAACTCACCTTTCATTGTtccttctccttccccttctatGGTACCATCTCCAATGCCAGGGGATGTTGAGAAACAAACTTCAGGTGTCTCTTTGCTCTCAAATGCAGTGAATATAGGACATTCACAATCAACAGTTGCACAAGCCCCTCCTCAATctcaatcccaatcccaatcccaatcccaacccCAAATTCAACCCCAATCACTAGCCATTGGTACACCAGGTATATCAGCTTCTCCATTGCTTGCTGAATTTACTAGTCAGGATGGAAATCAGGGTACTGCATCGGCAATCGTTTCTGGCAAGTCAAGTGTTACAGAGCAACCTCTGGAGCGACTAATGAAAGTG GTAAAATCGATGTCATCTAAAGCTCTCAGTGCCTCTGTCAGTGACATTGGGTCAGTTGTGAGTATGATTGATAGGATAGCAGGATCAGCACCTGGTAATGGTTCAAGAGCTGCCGTTGGAGAGGATTTGGTAGCCATGACAAAGTGTCGTTTGCAAGCAAGGAACTTCATCTCACAAGATGGTAGTGCAGCAACAAAGAAAATGAGACGCAATACAAGTGCTATGCCCTTGAATGCTGTATCATCTGTATGTAGTGTTAATGATAGTTTCAAGCAATTAAATGGTCTTGAAACATCTGACTTGGAGTCAACtgcaacatcaagaatcaagagGCCTAGAGTTGAG GCGATCCAAGGTGGTGGACAGGTTTCTAAGCGCTTAGGTGATAAGGCACCCGCCCAGGAGACCAAATC GGCAAACCATGCGCTGTTGAAAGAGATCAGAGAGATAAACCTGCAGCTTATAGATACCGTGGTGGATATCAGCGATGAGGATGTTGATCCAACAGCAGCTTCTGCTGAAGGTGGTGAAGGAACTATTGTCAAGTGCTCCTTCAGTGCAGTGGCTCTCAGTCCAAATTTGAAGTCGCAGTATACGTCAGCACAAATG TCCCCAATTCTGCCTTTAAGGTTGCTTGTCCCCACAAATTATCCGAATTGTTCCCCTATGCTCTTAGACAAGTTACCAGTAGAGCTGAG TAAGGAGTATGAAGATCTCTCGGTAAAAGCGAAATCGAAGTTCAGCATATCCCTCCGCAGCCTTTCACAACCAATGTTACTGACTGAGATGGCGAAGACATGGGATGTTTGTGCTCGTGCAGTTGTGGCTGAGTATGCACAACAGAGTGGAGGGGGAAGCTTCAGCTCAAGATACGGTACTTGGGAGAACTGTGTGAGTGCTGCTTGA